A DNA window from Christiangramia salexigens contains the following coding sequences:
- the typA gene encoding translational GTPase TypA, giving the protein MTAIRNIAIIAHVDHGKTTLVDKIMHHCELFRDNESTGELILDNNDLERERGITITSKNVSVTYKDTKVNIIDTPGHADFGGEVERVLNMADGVLLLVDAFEGPMPQTRFVLQKAIDLGLKPCVVVNKVDKENCTPEEVHEKVFDLMFELGAEEWQLDFPTVYGSAKNNWMSEDWNNQTENIEPLLDMVIEHIPAPKVDLEGTPQMLITSLDFSSFTGRIAIGRLQRGTLKENQQVSLVKRDGSIKKTRIKELHTFEGLGRRKIEEVQAGDICAIVGLEGFEIGDTVADFENPEGLKTIRIDEPTMSMLFTINDSPFFGKDGKFVTSRHIKERLMKELEKNLALRVNETDSADKFLVYGRGVLHLSVLIETMRREGYELQIGQPQVIIKEIDGVKCEPVEELTIDLPEDVSGKAVEMVTMRKGEMLSMEAKGERMNIQFLIPSRGIIGLRNQLLTATAGEAIMAHRYKEYQPLKGGIPERQNGSLVSMEKGKAIPYSIDKLQDRGKFFVDPGEDIYEGQVIGENSRQDDMVVNITKTKKLSNVRSSGADDKAKIVPAIKFSLEEALEYIQKDEYVEVTPNHLRLRKVLLTENERKRSKAI; this is encoded by the coding sequence ATGACAGCTATTAGAAATATCGCGATTATCGCACACGTTGACCACGGTAAAACTACCTTGGTTGATAAAATTATGCATCACTGTGAATTGTTCCGTGATAACGAATCTACAGGTGAACTTATCCTGGATAATAATGATCTTGAAAGAGAGCGTGGAATTACTATTACTTCCAAAAACGTTTCTGTAACCTATAAGGATACAAAGGTTAATATTATTGATACTCCTGGTCACGCCGATTTTGGTGGCGAAGTAGAAAGAGTATTGAACATGGCCGATGGTGTATTACTATTGGTTGATGCCTTTGAAGGGCCTATGCCACAAACACGTTTCGTTCTTCAAAAAGCGATCGATCTTGGTCTTAAACCATGTGTGGTTGTAAATAAAGTAGATAAGGAAAACTGTACTCCGGAAGAAGTTCACGAAAAGGTATTTGACCTTATGTTCGAACTTGGAGCAGAAGAATGGCAGTTAGACTTCCCAACCGTTTATGGTTCGGCGAAGAATAACTGGATGAGTGAAGACTGGAATAATCAGACTGAGAATATTGAGCCTTTGCTTGATATGGTTATTGAACATATTCCTGCTCCAAAGGTAGATTTGGAAGGAACTCCACAAATGCTTATTACTTCATTAGACTTTTCTTCCTTTACGGGAAGGATCGCTATTGGGCGTCTTCAAAGAGGAACTCTGAAAGAAAATCAGCAGGTTTCTCTTGTTAAGAGAGATGGAAGCATCAAAAAAACAAGAATTAAAGAACTACATACCTTCGAAGGTCTTGGAAGAAGAAAGATCGAAGAAGTACAGGCAGGAGATATCTGTGCGATAGTTGGACTTGAAGGCTTTGAAATTGGAGACACTGTTGCCGATTTTGAAAACCCTGAAGGACTTAAGACTATCCGTATTGATGAGCCTACTATGAGTATGCTTTTCACAATTAACGACTCACCATTCTTCGGTAAAGACGGAAAATTTGTGACATCAAGACATATCAAGGAGCGTTTGATGAAGGAGCTTGAGAAAAACCTTGCTCTTCGTGTAAACGAAACCGATAGTGCCGATAAATTTCTGGTTTACGGTCGTGGTGTACTTCACTTATCTGTTTTGATTGAAACAATGAGACGTGAAGGTTACGAACTTCAGATTGGACAGCCACAGGTTATTATCAAGGAAATTGATGGAGTAAAATGTGAGCCGGTAGAAGAGCTTACTATAGATCTTCCGGAAGATGTTTCAGGTAAAGCCGTGGAAATGGTGACCATGAGAAAAGGTGAAATGCTTAGCATGGAAGCCAAAGGTGAGCGTATGAATATTCAGTTCCTTATTCCTTCAAGAGGAATTATCGGACTAAGAAACCAATTGCTTACTGCTACTGCTGGTGAAGCGATCATGGCTCACAGATATAAGGAATACCAGCCGTTAAAAGGTGGAATTCCAGAAAGACAGAACGGTTCTTTGGTATCTATGGAAAAAGGAAAAGCAATTCCTTATTCTATTGATAAATTACAGGATAGAGGAAAGTTCTTCGTGGATCCGGGTGAGGATATTTATGAAGGTCAGGTAATTGGTGAGAACTCACGTCAGGATGATATGGTGGTAAATATTACCAAAACCAAAAAGCTTTCTAACGTACGTTCTTCTGGAGCAGATGATAAAGCTAAGATCGTACCTGCAATTAAATTTTCACTGGAAGAAGCTTTGGAATATATTCAGAAAGATGAATATGTTGAGGTTACTCCAAATCACTTAAGGTTGAGAAAAGTTCTTCTAACCGAGAATGAGAGAAAAAGATCTAAGGCGATCTAA
- a CDS encoding uroporphyrinogen decarboxylase codes for MTEFLGISVTEWIGYLASFFVLLSFLMRNIVTLRYVNSVGCIFFVVYGFLLDSWPIIITNLAIVSVNFFYLFINKRKPETAA; via the coding sequence ATGACTGAATTTTTAGGAATATCTGTCACCGAATGGATTGGATATTTAGCTTCTTTCTTTGTGTTGCTTTCTTTTTTAATGAGGAATATTGTCACCTTAAGATATGTGAACAGTGTGGGGTGCATTTTCTTTGTGGTCTATGGTTTCCTTCTGGATTCCTGGCCTATCATAATAACCAATCTTGCAATAGTAAGCGTGAACTTTTTTTACCTGTTCATTAATAAGCGGAAACCGGAGACGGCGGCATAA
- the ppgK gene encoding polyphosphate--glucose phosphotransferase, with protein MEILGIDIGGSSLKGAIVNAETGELLTETLRITTPSSRKPQEIADAVKQMAEKFNFKGAVGCGFPTIVKKGICKDPGNLSRDWLGVDVDLLFEQTTGLNFTVINDADAAGLAEVQFGAGRNEEGFILMITAGTGLGSGAYLHGELIPNFELGQIPYKEFQKIEEWAAASVKDIDNLSYKDWGYRFNIFLNYIFKILNPDVIIVGGGISNDWDKFVDFLKVDTKVIPAQLRNNSGIMGAAIAAKNKYSG; from the coding sequence ATGGAAATATTAGGAATAGATATAGGCGGTTCAAGTTTAAAAGGTGCAATTGTCAATGCTGAAACAGGTGAGCTACTTACCGAAACCTTAAGGATCACTACTCCTTCTTCCAGAAAGCCTCAGGAAATCGCAGACGCTGTAAAGCAAATGGCAGAAAAATTCAACTTTAAAGGTGCGGTTGGATGTGGCTTCCCCACTATAGTTAAAAAAGGTATTTGCAAAGATCCTGGAAATCTAAGCCGGGATTGGCTTGGCGTAGATGTAGATCTTCTTTTTGAGCAGACTACCGGCCTTAATTTTACGGTAATTAATGATGCAGATGCAGCGGGCCTTGCAGAAGTACAATTTGGCGCCGGCAGGAATGAAGAAGGTTTTATACTTATGATAACCGCCGGAACCGGCCTGGGCAGCGGAGCTTACCTGCATGGAGAACTCATTCCTAATTTCGAACTCGGACAGATTCCCTATAAAGAATTTCAGAAAATAGAAGAATGGGCAGCCGCTTCGGTTAAAGACATTGATAATCTTAGTTATAAGGACTGGGGATACCGCTTTAATATTTTTCTGAACTATATCTTTAAGATCCTTAATCCCGATGTAATCATAGTTGGTGGAGGAATCTCCAATGACTGGGATAAATTCGTAGATTTTTTAAAAGTAGACACCAAGGTCATCCCGGCTCAGCTTAGAAACAATTCGGGCATTATGGGAGCCGCAATCGCGGCAAAAAATAAATACAGCGGCTAG
- a CDS encoding cell division ATP-binding protein FtsE yields MSQTVLELKNAAIYQRESLILSEVDVTVNKGDFVYLIGKTGTGKSSFMKTLYGDLPLTEGEGHIVDYNLRSLKEKDIPYLRRKLGVVFQDFKLLTDRNIKDNLLFVLKATGWKDKKAMDSKIDEVLDKVGMKTKGFKYPYQLSGGEQQRVAIARALLNDPELILADEPTGNLDPQTSVEVMEVLQEISKNGNTILMATHDYALLLKYPSKTLKCDGQRVFEVVQKSV; encoded by the coding sequence ATGTCTCAAACCGTACTGGAATTAAAAAACGCCGCAATCTATCAGCGTGAAAGCCTCATCTTGTCTGAAGTAGATGTCACTGTAAACAAAGGGGATTTCGTTTATCTGATAGGAAAAACCGGTACCGGAAAAAGTAGTTTTATGAAGACCCTCTACGGGGACTTACCCCTTACTGAAGGTGAAGGTCATATTGTAGATTATAATCTAAGAAGCCTAAAGGAAAAAGACATTCCATATCTAAGAAGAAAATTAGGTGTTGTTTTTCAGGATTTTAAATTGCTTACAGACCGTAATATAAAAGACAATCTGTTATTTGTGCTTAAGGCTACCGGCTGGAAGGATAAAAAGGCTATGGACAGCAAAATTGATGAAGTGCTTGATAAAGTTGGGATGAAGACCAAAGGCTTCAAATATCCTTATCAACTATCCGGAGGGGAGCAACAGAGGGTGGCCATTGCCCGTGCGCTTTTAAATGACCCTGAACTTATTCTTGCAGATGAGCCTACTGGAAACCTGGACCCTCAGACTTCAGTTGAAGTAATGGAAGTTTTGCAAGAGATAAGTAAAAACGGGAATACGATCTTAATGGCTACGCATGATTACGCCTTACTTCTGAAGTATCCTTCTAAAACTCTTAAATGTGATGGCCAGCGGGTATTCGAAGTAGTTCAAAAATCTGTTTAA
- a CDS encoding tetratricopeptide repeat protein, with product MTLNKALLLVVFISFSFSANCQQSAAYTHELVDFNRALELYNNEQYLAAQNLFDEVKDKSKDEKIQGDAAYYIANAAVRLNQPGADRLMENFVTRYPTSTKTNSAYLDVADYYFQTGKYALARRWYDRVDEKAMSRNDRERFYFNNGYAYFRANQMDEAQTYFNRVRDSKEFGAQAKYYLGYIAYEGDDYEEANEYFEEVKGNDRYSEDLSYFQADMNFKLGNFEKAIEQGLENLPKSNMQERSQLNKIIGESYFNLGKYQDAIPYLKEYKGMRGKWNNTDYYQLGYAYYKQGNYEDAINEFNKIVDGKNAIAQNAYYHLAQSYLELEQKQQALNAFKNASEMEFDAKLRQDALLNYAKLSYEIGNSYESPSRVLMTYLETYPNSEHKAEMETLLIDSFITSKNYEEAMKLLENNRNFSDKQAYQKVAYFYGLELFEEGDYYAAIENFDKALKEPRDQNITARATFWKAESEYNINRMDDAILGYREFKGMSAAKQTEEYADLDYNIGYAYFKKNDYSQAVNYFKSYTTNPNAGVVRKNDAFLRLGDTYYVTSQYWPAMEAYQTAINNGVSNSDYAAFQKAISYGFVERNDTKIEELNSFLNKYSRSSYRDDAMFELGNTYVAGNNTSQAIQSYNRLIRDVPQSALVPKAMLRQGLIYYNQNESNKALERLKKLVAEFPNTPEARQAVSTARNVYVDLGRTDEYASWVRNIDFVEVTDSDLDNTTYEAAENQYLKNNTQQAIANFEKYIQNFPNGIHAINANFYLAQLYYKNGKTEKSIPNYRFVTSKPRNEFSEQALARLSQIYLEKKDYSQALPLLEKLEKEADNDQNVVFAQSNLMKSYYETGNFGKANEYAEKVLANSSSEKEARNDARIMVARAAIKAGNNEKARSAYKEVQKSATGELGAEALYYDAYFKHRDGNYEASNAAVQILAKDFAGYKLWGAKGLVLMAKNFYALKDAYQATYILENVIKNFGKYPDVVQEAKAELAKIKAQEAKTNSSVETKN from the coding sequence ATGACACTGAACAAAGCTTTACTGCTAGTTGTTTTTATATCATTCTCATTTTCCGCAAATTGTCAGCAATCCGCTGCATACACCCACGAGTTAGTCGACTTTAACCGTGCGCTGGAATTATACAATAATGAACAATATTTGGCTGCCCAGAACCTCTTTGATGAGGTGAAGGATAAATCCAAGGATGAAAAGATCCAGGGAGATGCTGCCTACTATATTGCCAATGCTGCCGTTAGGTTGAATCAACCCGGAGCCGACAGGTTAATGGAGAATTTTGTGACACGCTATCCAACCAGTACAAAAACGAATTCTGCCTATTTGGATGTGGCCGATTATTATTTTCAAACCGGTAAATATGCACTTGCCAGAAGATGGTATGACCGAGTGGATGAAAAGGCTATGAGTCGTAACGACCGTGAACGTTTTTACTTCAATAATGGATATGCATATTTTAGAGCGAATCAAATGGATGAAGCTCAGACCTATTTTAATAGAGTAAGGGACTCCAAAGAATTTGGCGCTCAGGCAAAGTATTATCTGGGATATATAGCCTATGAGGGAGACGATTATGAAGAGGCCAACGAATATTTTGAAGAAGTAAAGGGAAATGACAGGTATTCTGAAGACTTATCCTACTTCCAGGCCGATATGAATTTTAAGCTTGGAAATTTTGAAAAGGCTATTGAGCAGGGACTGGAAAATTTACCTAAATCCAATATGCAGGAAAGATCTCAGCTTAATAAGATCATTGGGGAGAGTTATTTTAATCTTGGAAAATATCAGGACGCTATTCCTTATTTAAAGGAATATAAAGGAATGCGAGGTAAATGGAATAATACCGATTATTACCAATTAGGTTATGCTTATTACAAGCAAGGTAATTATGAAGATGCCATAAATGAATTCAATAAAATAGTGGATGGTAAGAATGCTATTGCTCAAAATGCATATTATCATTTGGCACAATCCTATCTGGAACTGGAACAAAAACAGCAGGCCTTAAATGCTTTTAAAAATGCCAGTGAAATGGAGTTCGATGCAAAGCTTCGCCAGGATGCCTTGCTAAACTATGCCAAGTTGAGTTACGAAATTGGTAATTCCTATGAAAGTCCTTCTAGAGTATTGATGACCTACCTGGAAACCTATCCAAACTCAGAGCATAAGGCCGAAATGGAAACTCTCCTTATAGATTCTTTTATTACCTCAAAAAATTATGAGGAAGCTATGAAGTTGCTTGAGAATAATAGAAATTTCAGCGACAAACAGGCTTACCAGAAAGTTGCCTACTTCTACGGGCTTGAGCTTTTTGAAGAAGGAGATTATTACGCTGCCATCGAAAATTTTGATAAGGCGCTTAAAGAGCCAAGGGATCAAAATATTACTGCAAGAGCTACATTCTGGAAAGCTGAAAGCGAATACAATATTAACAGGATGGACGATGCTATCCTTGGTTATCGTGAGTTTAAAGGTATGAGCGCGGCTAAACAAACCGAAGAATATGCAGATTTGGATTATAACATCGGTTATGCCTATTTCAAGAAGAATGATTATTCGCAGGCAGTTAATTATTTTAAGTCTTATACTACTAATCCTAATGCCGGGGTTGTAAGAAAAAATGATGCATTTTTAAGACTTGGAGACACCTACTATGTGACCAGTCAATATTGGCCGGCAATGGAAGCTTACCAAACCGCAATCAATAATGGCGTGAGTAATAGTGATTATGCGGCTTTTCAGAAGGCTATCAGTTATGGATTTGTGGAAAGGAACGATACTAAAATTGAAGAGCTGAACAGTTTTCTTAATAAATACTCACGTTCATCTTATCGTGATGATGCGATGTTTGAACTTGGGAATACTTATGTTGCCGGAAACAACACCAGTCAGGCGATCCAGTCATACAACAGATTGATCAGGGACGTGCCCCAAAGTGCACTTGTGCCAAAGGCTATGTTGAGACAAGGGCTTATCTATTACAATCAGAATGAAAGCAATAAGGCTTTGGAAAGATTGAAAAAGTTAGTAGCTGAATTCCCAAATACTCCCGAAGCCAGACAGGCGGTCTCAACTGCAAGAAACGTGTATGTTGATCTTGGCAGAACCGATGAATATGCAAGCTGGGTTAGAAACATCGATTTTGTTGAGGTGACAGATAGTGATCTTGATAATACCACTTATGAAGCGGCAGAAAATCAATATTTAAAGAACAATACGCAACAGGCTATCGCAAATTTTGAAAAGTATATTCAAAACTTTCCGAATGGAATACATGCGATCAATGCTAATTTTTACCTGGCTCAGTTATATTATAAAAACGGGAAGACCGAGAAATCCATTCCTAATTATCGTTTTGTGACATCTAAACCTAGAAACGAGTTTAGTGAACAGGCACTTGCACGTTTATCTCAAATCTATCTTGAGAAAAAGGATTACTCACAGGCACTTCCTTTACTGGAGAAACTTGAGAAAGAAGCTGATAACGACCAGAATGTAGTATTTGCTCAGTCTAACCTGATGAAGTCGTACTATGAGACCGGGAATTTTGGTAAAGCTAATGAGTATGCAGAGAAGGTACTGGCAAATTCAAGTTCAGAAAAAGAAGCCAGAAATGATGCCCGAATCATGGTTGCAAGAGCTGCTATAAAAGCGGGGAATAATGAAAAAGCCCGCTCGGCTTATAAGGAAGTTCAGAAGAGCGCAACAGGAGAACTTGGAGCAGAAGCACTTTATTACGACGCTTATTTTAAGCATAGAGATGGAAATTACGAAGCTTCAAATGCAGCTGTACAGATCCTTGCCAAGGATTTTGCAGGGTATAAACTTTGGGGAGCAAAAGGATTGGTCTTAATGGCGAAAAACTTTTATGCTCTAAAAGACGCTTATCAGGCCACTTATATACTTGAAAATGTGATCAAGAACTTTGGTAAATATCCTGATGTTGTTCAGGAGGCCAAAGCTGAACTGGCAAAGATCAAAGCTCAGGAGGCTAAAACCAATTCTTCAGTAGAAACAAAAAACTAA
- a CDS encoding TonB-dependent receptor, whose protein sequence is MQFKSIKKALFLSLFIFSGILYAQDPLGSETVTVVKPYTPSVKDASKIKESPNRNDSVSLQKKPVKYSIFSVPVASTFTPTKGRATAVEKVRPPKIYDNYATLGFGNYSNVLAEFYSSLELTRSSNFGIFLNHNSSQGGIDGVQLDDKFYDTELNLNYNTRNRDLSWIAEVGGEHQLFNWYGLPESSTLNDEQLDQIDPAQNYYSVYLGNEIELYDSFFESAKAKFRHSGDSYKTAENHFTAEGLFELNIADELITTELKTDIVNGRFEQDYVSGDSYDYTFMNFSLSPSLLILRDDLSVNLGVNFVYGMDLEMSDNNFYIYPAVKASYKLAGDMLTAYAGLEGGLDQNTYYDFYQANPYVSPTLQIQPTDNEYNGYIGGKGKLSNAISYNLRGSYQSQFNKALFKRNYDASVLEGENYTYGNSFQVVYDDVNTLSFYGELNVDVNRDFRLGINAQFFDYSTNDQVEAWNLPNMKASLNADYQITKKWYAGTNLFYVGERKDEFRSISLVASEPVVTLDSYFDANAHLGYRFNERLSAFVKGSNLLGNNYQKWMDYQVQGLQVLGGATYKFDF, encoded by the coding sequence ATGCAATTCAAATCGATCAAGAAAGCACTGTTCTTAAGTTTATTTATCTTCAGTGGTATCCTATATGCTCAGGATCCACTTGGAAGCGAGACCGTAACAGTAGTTAAACCATACACTCCTTCGGTTAAAGATGCGAGTAAGATTAAGGAAAGTCCGAACAGGAATGATTCTGTAAGCTTACAGAAAAAACCTGTCAAGTATTCAATTTTCTCAGTGCCAGTGGCATCAACATTTACACCTACAAAGGGTCGTGCTACTGCTGTAGAAAAAGTGAGGCCTCCTAAGATCTATGATAATTATGCAACCCTTGGTTTTGGTAACTATTCCAACGTACTGGCTGAGTTTTACTCTAGTCTGGAATTAACCAGGAGTAGTAATTTCGGTATTTTCTTAAATCATAATTCTTCGCAGGGAGGCATAGATGGAGTTCAGCTTGATGATAAGTTTTATGATACTGAGTTGAACCTAAATTATAATACCCGTAATCGTGATCTATCCTGGATTGCTGAGGTTGGGGGAGAGCATCAACTTTTTAACTGGTATGGATTGCCTGAAAGTTCAACTTTGAATGATGAGCAGTTAGATCAGATAGATCCGGCTCAGAATTATTACTCGGTATACCTGGGTAATGAAATTGAACTTTACGATTCTTTCTTTGAAAGTGCTAAGGCAAAATTCAGGCATTCGGGTGATAGTTACAAAACTGCCGAAAACCATTTTACCGCTGAGGGACTTTTTGAATTGAATATTGCAGACGAGCTTATCACAACCGAGCTTAAAACGGATATCGTAAATGGAAGATTTGAACAGGATTATGTTTCTGGGGATTCTTATGATTACACTTTCATGAATTTCAGTCTTAGTCCGAGCTTATTAATCCTACGTGATGATCTTAGTGTAAACCTTGGAGTAAATTTCGTGTACGGGATGGATCTGGAGATGAGCGATAATAATTTTTATATCTACCCGGCCGTAAAAGCGAGTTATAAACTCGCGGGAGATATGCTCACTGCTTATGCCGGTCTGGAAGGTGGTTTAGATCAGAATACATATTATGATTTCTATCAGGCAAACCCATACGTCTCTCCAACCTTACAAATTCAGCCTACAGATAATGAATACAATGGTTATATTGGAGGGAAAGGAAAGTTGAGCAATGCAATTTCTTATAATCTTAGAGGAAGCTATCAGTCTCAGTTCAATAAGGCTTTATTTAAAAGAAATTACGATGCGTCGGTACTGGAAGGTGAAAATTATACCTACGGTAATAGTTTTCAGGTAGTTTATGATGATGTTAATACTCTCTCTTTCTATGGAGAGCTTAATGTTGATGTGAATCGTGATTTTCGACTAGGCATTAACGCTCAATTCTTTGATTATAGCACGAATGACCAGGTTGAGGCCTGGAACCTGCCAAATATGAAGGCAAGCCTTAATGCCGATTATCAGATCACAAAAAAATGGTATGCAGGTACAAATCTGTTTTATGTAGGAGAACGCAAGGACGAATTTAGATCTATTAGCCTTGTAGCTTCTGAGCCTGTGGTAACTCTGGATAGTTACTTTGATGCCAATGCTCACCTGGGATACAGATTCAATGAAAGGTTGTCGGCTTTTGTAAAAGGGAGTAACCTTTTAGGTAACAACTACCAGAAATGGATGGATTACCAGGTACAGGGGCTTCAGGTGCTTGGTGGTGCAACTTATAAATTCGACTTTTAA
- a CDS encoding amidohydrolase produces the protein MKKLLFLFCLVLTGISCQTNDKEKVDLLVYNADVYTVNDSFEKAEAFAVKDGKFVAVGTSQEIREKYQAAEVHDAQGKAVYPGFIDAHAHFYRLGLQQQRVDLTGTKSFDEVVSRIVEFQKERNVDFITGRGWDQNDWEVKEFPVKDTLDKLFPDTPIAITRIDGHAMLVNQAALDKANITTETKFDGGDIEQKNGKLTGILVDNPMELVSNTMAAPDMETQTQALMDAQKISFGYGLTTVDDAGIDKETIELMDSLNNAGELKIRIYAMLSNNKKNLDHYLDKGPYKTERLNVRSVKFYGDGALGSRGAALKKPYSDRDGHYGALLSPVSEFKKTAERVANSEFQLNTHAIGDSANYVVLKTYDSLLEASADRRWRVEHAQVIDQKDFKYFSKNIIPSVQPTHATSDMYWAEDRLGEERTKGAYAYKKLLDQAGIVALGTDFPVEQVNPFLTFYAAVDRQDTENYPEGGFMKEQALSRENTLKGMTIWAAYSNFEEQEKGSIETGKFADFIILDRDIMKVEIDSVPNTKVLSTFVNGEQVYKN, from the coding sequence ATGAAAAAACTATTATTCTTATTCTGCTTAGTTCTAACCGGTATTTCATGCCAAACCAATGACAAAGAGAAAGTAGATTTGCTGGTTTACAATGCAGATGTATATACTGTAAATGATTCGTTTGAAAAGGCGGAAGCTTTCGCCGTTAAGGATGGAAAGTTTGTAGCCGTGGGTACTTCACAGGAGATAAGAGAGAAATATCAAGCTGCTGAAGTCCATGATGCTCAAGGTAAAGCTGTTTATCCGGGGTTTATTGATGCTCATGCACACTTTTACCGGCTAGGGTTACAACAACAACGTGTGGATCTAACCGGAACAAAGAGTTTTGATGAGGTGGTTTCCAGAATTGTTGAATTTCAAAAAGAAAGAAATGTAGATTTTATAACAGGAAGAGGTTGGGACCAAAATGATTGGGAAGTAAAAGAATTTCCGGTTAAAGACACCCTGGATAAATTATTTCCCGATACTCCCATAGCAATAACAAGAATAGACGGGCACGCCATGCTTGTAAATCAGGCTGCATTGGATAAGGCAAATATCACAACCGAAACAAAATTTGATGGAGGAGATATCGAGCAAAAAAATGGAAAACTCACCGGAATCCTTGTAGATAATCCAATGGAACTTGTTAGTAATACCATGGCAGCACCAGATATGGAGACTCAAACTCAGGCATTGATGGATGCTCAGAAAATTTCATTTGGCTATGGACTTACCACTGTAGATGATGCAGGTATAGATAAGGAAACAATTGAGCTAATGGATAGCCTTAATAATGCCGGGGAATTAAAGATCAGGATATATGCAATGCTAAGTAACAATAAAAAGAATTTGGATCATTACCTAGATAAAGGACCATATAAGACTGAAAGACTAAATGTTAGGTCTGTTAAATTCTATGGTGACGGAGCCTTAGGTTCCAGAGGAGCAGCCTTGAAAAAACCTTATTCAGACCGTGATGGTCATTACGGAGCATTATTATCACCGGTTTCTGAATTTAAAAAAACCGCTGAGAGGGTCGCTAATTCTGAATTTCAATTAAATACACATGCTATCGGTGACTCCGCGAATTATGTGGTTCTAAAAACCTACGATTCTCTTTTGGAAGCTTCAGCCGATAGGAGATGGAGAGTGGAGCATGCACAGGTCATAGATCAGAAAGATTTTAAATACTTTAGTAAGAATATCATTCCTTCCGTTCAGCCAACTCATGCCACCAGTGACATGTATTGGGCAGAAGACAGGTTGGGAGAAGAGAGAACAAAAGGAGCCTATGCTTATAAGAAGCTTTTGGATCAGGCCGGAATCGTGGCATTGGGAACAGACTTTCCTGTAGAACAGGTTAATCCATTTTTAACCTTTTATGCGGCAGTAGATCGCCAGGATACCGAAAATTATCCTGAAGGTGGCTTTATGAAAGAACAGGCGCTTAGCCGTGAAAACACCTTGAAAGGAATGACCATTTGGGCTGCATATTCCAATTTTGAAGAGCAAGAAAAGGGAAGTATAGAAACAGGAAAATTTGCCGATTTTATTATTCTGGACAGGGATATTATGAAGGTGGAAATAGACAGTGTTCCAAACACCAAGGTGCTTTCAACTTTTGTGAATGGGGAACAGGTATATAAAAATTAA
- a CDS encoding thioredoxin family protein, which produces MSLTPSNMLKLGTKAPDFRLMDAITDHLVELQELKGEKGTLIMFICNHCPFVKHVDDEIVRLANDYRPLGFNTIGIMSNDIENYPQDRPEMMKEHAMHHQYSFPYLFDGTQEVARAYDAACTPDFFLFDDDLKLVYRGQLDDSRPGNGIQPNGRNLREAMDAILNNRKVSEDQKPSIGCNIKWKN; this is translated from the coding sequence ATGTCACTTACTCCTTCCAATATGCTCAAGTTGGGCACCAAGGCTCCAGATTTCAGACTGATGGATGCAATCACAGATCACCTGGTAGAATTACAGGAATTAAAGGGAGAGAAGGGTACGCTTATCATGTTTATTTGTAATCATTGTCCTTTTGTGAAGCATGTTGATGATGAGATCGTGCGCCTGGCGAATGATTACCGCCCTCTGGGTTTTAATACTATTGGCATTATGAGCAATGATATTGAAAATTATCCACAGGACAGGCCAGAAATGATGAAGGAACACGCCATGCACCACCAGTACTCCTTCCCTTATTTGTTCGACGGAACTCAGGAAGTAGCCAGAGCCTATGATGCAGCCTGCACTCCCGATTTTTTTCTTTTTGATGATGATCTAAAATTGGTCTACCGCGGACAACTAGATGATAGCAGGCCTGGTAATGGGATTCAACCTAACGGAAGGAATCTAAGGGAAGCTATGGATGCCATTTTAAATAACCGAAAGGTATCTGAAGATCAAAAGCCCAGTATTGGTTGTAATATTAAGTGGAAGAATTAA
- a CDS encoding tRNA-binding protein codes for MDEINWSDFEKVEMRVGTIISAEDFPEARKPAYKLKIDFGEKLGSKVSSAQITKRYKPEELIGKQIIAVVNFPVKRIAGFKSECLVMGVVGENNDVVLVAADKKIPNGSRVA; via the coding sequence ATGGATGAAATTAACTGGAGCGATTTTGAAAAAGTAGAAATGAGAGTAGGAACTATAATTTCTGCTGAAGATTTTCCTGAAGCCCGAAAACCTGCCTATAAATTAAAGATTGATTTTGGAGAGAAATTGGGAAGCAAGGTGTCCTCTGCTCAAATAACAAAACGCTATAAGCCGGAAGAATTAATTGGAAAACAAATAATAGCCGTGGTCAATTTTCCTGTTAAACGCATTGCCGGTTTTAAAAGTGAATGTCTGGTAATGGGCGTAGTAGGCGAAAATAATGATGTAGTGCTTGTTGCAGCCGATAAGAAAATTCCTAATGGTTCACGAGTGGCTTAA